GCGGCATCCCGCGCTCGACTTCGCCAACAGCACGCTCTCCCTTCCCGGCAACCGGAGCCTCGACCTGCTCGGCGACCCGGCCTCGGCCACCCGGTGGCTGGCCGACCACGCACTCGCACCGGCCGACACCGGCCTCCAGCAGGTGTGCGTGGGACGGTTGCAGGAGTTCCGGGCGCAGCTCAGAACGCTGCTCGGGGCCCGGCTGACCGGGCTCCCCGCGCCGTCCGAGGCGCTGAGCGCCGTCAACGACGCACTCACCAGCGTCCCCTCGGCCCCGCTGTTGCACTGGGACGAGGCCCAGGGCCTGCACCGCGCGCGCCCGCACCCCACCGACCAGATCGTCGACCACGTCCTCGCGCTCCTCGCCGCGGACGCCGCGGACCTGCTCA
The sequence above is drawn from the Kitasatospora sp. NBC_00315 genome and encodes:
- a CDS encoding CGNR zinc finger domain-containing protein is translated as MQEPANAATAPPPAPGAERHPALDFANSTLSLPGNRSLDLLGDPASATRWLADHALAPADTGLQQVCVGRLQEFRAQLRTLLGARLTGLPAPSEALSAVNDALTSVPSAPLLHWDEAQGLHRARPHPTDQIVDHVLALLAADAADLLTGPDAERLASCGAAPCTRYLVRTHGARHWCSVRCGDRARAARAYAKRTGARAAPASEPRP